One Cucumis sativus cultivar 9930 chromosome 1, Cucumber_9930_V3, whole genome shotgun sequence DNA segment encodes these proteins:
- the LOC101203498 gene encoding MACPF domain-containing protein NSL1 produces the protein MSFNINRFNPQSAAEKAVSVIGFGYDLCNDLRLSSCKPGPSGSKLIDIDFTRSRDLVLPAGVVVPNVPTSINCDKGERTRFRSDVISFNQMSELCNQQLSLSGKIPSGFFNTMFGLKGCWQNDAGSTRSLAFDGCFITLYNIELEKSHITLSEQVKREVPSSWDPAALAEFIEKYGTHVVVGVKMGGKDVIFMRQLRESNVEQTDVQKKLKKLADDKFSEDANGGLTSNPVAAKIKDEYSLPWELRNAFAASIKPPVINHSKGDELTAIYIRRGGVDVGQSHNQWLSTISQSPNVISMSFVPITSLMNGVRGNGFLSHAVNLYLRYKPPIEELQQFLEFQLPRQWAPVYADLPLAPRHRKQASPSLKFTLMGPKLYVNTTKVDSNNLPVTGVRLFLEGKKSDHLAIHLQHLSTLPKTLQLSDDLSYRPIDEPEEKGYFEPVKWSIFSHVCTAPVEYNGSLIDDDSASIVTKAWFEVKGIGMRKVLFLRLGFSMVASAGIRRSDWEGPSTTSRKSGLISTFISTRFSAGLHQPEEQPKIELNSAVYPDGPPLTSRAMKMLNVIDTKEMVRGPENSPGYWVVTGAKLCVEGGRISIKVKYSLLTILSEDSMI, from the exons ATGTCTTTCAACATCAACCGGTTCAATCCTCAATCAGCCGCCGAGAAAGCGGTTTCAGTTATAGGCTTCGGCTACGATCTCTGTAACGATTTGCGATTGTCTTCTTGCAAGCCGGGTCCATCCGGGTCTAAACTGATCGATATTGATTTCACTCGAAGTAGAGACCTTGTACTTCCGGCCGGCGTTGTCGTCCCTAATGTTCCTACTTCCATCAACTGTGATAAAGGTGAGCGTACCCGATTCCGGTCGGATGTCATCTCCTTCAATCAg ATGTCGGAGCTGTGTAATCAGCAATTATCTCTATCTGGGAAAATTCCGTCGGGGTTCTTTAACACCATGTTTGGATTAAAGGGTTGCTGGCAAAACGATGCAGGTTCCACAAGAAGTCTTGCATTTGATGGTTGTTTCATTACACTTTATAACATTGAGTTGGAAAAATCTCATATAACTCTCTCTGAGCAAGTCAAAAGGGAGGTTCCTTCTTCATGGGATCCTGCTGCCCTTGCAGA GTTCATTGAGAAATATGGTACTCATGTGGTTGTGGGTGTAAAAATGGGAGGAAAAGATGTCATTTTCATGAGGCAATTACGAGAATCGAATGTAGAGCAAACCGATGTGCAGAAGAAGTTAAAGAAATTAGCAGATGATAAATTTTCTGAAGATGCAAATGGAGGTTTAACGTCCAATCCTGTTGCAGCAAAAATCAAG gaTGAATATTCTCTGCCATGGGAGCTTCGTAATGCATTTGCTGCCTCTATCAAACCACCAGTGATCAATCACTCAAAGGGTGAT GAATTAACAGCAATTTATATTAGAAGAGGAGGTGTTGATGTTGGTCAAAGTCATAATCAATGGCTCTCAACCATTTCTCAGTCACCTAATGTTATCTCAATGTCCTTTGTACCAATAACATCACTGATGAATGGCGTCCGAGGCAATGGATTTCTAAGCCATGCCGTAAACCTGTATCTAAGAT ATAAACCTCCAATTGAGGAGCTCCAGCAATTTCTTGAATTTCAACTGCCTAGACAGTGGGCGCCGGTGTACGCTGATCTTCCTCTTGCTCCTCGGCATAGGAAACAAGCCTCTCCATCTCTCAAGTTTACTTTGATGGGGCCCAAGCTTTATGTAAATACTACTAAG GTTGATTCAAACAATCTTCCAGTAACGGGAGTTCGCTTGTTtttggaaggaaagaaaagtgACCATCTGGCAATTCATCTCCAGCATCTATCAACTCTTCCCAAGACTCTTCAACTCTCAGATGATCTAAGCTATCGACCCATCGACGAGCCAGAGGAGAAGGGCTACTTCGAACCAGTTAAATGGAGCATATTCTCTCATGTCTGCACTGCTCCAGTAGAGTACAATGGTTCTCTAATTGATGATGACTCTGCTTCTATCGTCACAAAGGCATGGTTTGAAGTTAAGGGTATTGGAATGAGAAAGGTCTTGTTCCTGAGGCTCGGGTTTTCGATGGTGGCATCAGCAGGGATTCGTCGATCGGACTGGGAAGGACCTTCAACAACATCCCGAAAATCTGGACTCATCTCCACCTTTATCAGCACAAGGTTTAGTGCAGGGTTGCATCAACCAGAAGAGCaaccaaaaattgaattgaattcgGCTGTTTATCCTGATGGTCCACCATTGACTTCTAGGGCAATGAAAATGTTGAATGTCATCGATACGAAAGAAATGGTGCGTGGTCCTGAGAATTCACCTGGATATTGGGTGGTTACCGGAGCCAAGCTGTGTGTGGAAGGTGGCCGGATCTCTATCAAAGTGAAATACTCTTTGTTAACCATATTGTCGGAGGATTCTATGATCTGA
- the LOC101213056 gene encoding uncharacterized protein LOC101213056 isoform X3: protein MAVCSIKILLYLFPAFVLPLFAVCEILSPGQSGNDALIHELLGIKLRISHLESVLEESKQNLTEKSNELKAQEKLIEDVSHKIQYLESAISDMKRKISSDDERIAVLEDEVRRLWDAKRKNNFDIHLLKAKVQEAEEKLEEVTSQVEKKSSIISEQWIQIRHLEQALEMSKIQALKVRQQFALTRCTFVKLVNTRFANQLQKAFQTLNHHVFSKVPTLSSRVTGAIHYFQRVYEEAKKYHHELQRLIKQEMERNEYAAHLANPELIFFLASALAIFPIFGAWMFLSSWFSRS, encoded by the exons ATGGCGGTTTGCTCAATTAAGATCCTCCTCTATCTCTTTCCCGCCTTCGTCTTACCTCTTTTTGCCGTATGCGAGATCCTCTCGCCTGGTCAATCAGGCAACGATGCGTTGATCCACGAATTACTGGGAATCAAGCTCAGGATCTCTCACTTAG AATCCGTTCTGGAGGAAAGCAAGCAAAATTTAACTGAGAAGAGTAATGAACTGAAGGCGCAGGAAAAGCTAATTGAGGATGTGTCACATAAGATTCAGTACTTGGAGTCTGCTATATCTGATATGAAG AGGAAAATTTCAAGTGACGATGAAAGGATTGCTGTTCTGGAGGATGAG GTACGACGTCTCTGGGatgcaaaaagaaagaataactTTGATATTCATCTTTTGAAAGCCAAGGTACAGGAAGCTGAGGAAAAACTAGAAGAGGTTACCTCACAAGTTGAGAAG AAGTCTAGCATCATATCCGAACAGTGGATTCAAATTCGGCACCTAGAGCAGGCTCTTGAAATGTCCAAA ATACAAGCCCTGAAGGTCCGCCAGCAATTTGCTCTAACCAGATGCACCTTTGTGAAG TTGGTGAACACGCGTTTTGCCAATCAACTTCAGAAGGCCTTTCAGACATTGAACCATCATGTTTTCAGCAAAGTTCCTACCTTGAGTTCCAGGGTTACAGGAGCCATCCATTACTTCCAAAGAGTCTATGAAGAAGCCAAAAAGTATCACCACGAG TTGCAAAGACTGATTAAacaagaaatggaaagaaatgaATATGCTGCACATCTTGCCAACCCggaattgattttctttttg GCGTCTGCTCTTGCTATCTTCCCAATTTTTGGTGCTTGGATGTTCCTCTCTTCGTGGTTTTCCAG ATCATAG
- the LOC101213300 gene encoding glycogen phosphorylase 1 isoform X1, with protein MSAFSSLPILNVPARSKPSISSPTIFIPPFSVRARNLSSRFVFCQASNGTNPTSETVFAVPTISVDNSEEDDSTAFVIRARNRIGLLQVITRVFKVLGLSIDKATVEFEGEYFTKTFFVSDSHGNKIENLESIDRIKKALMEAIDGDDLTISARPATRGIVVRKPGLLSTSGERTAKAERMFELMDGFLKNDPLSLQKDILDHVEYTVARSRFSFDDFEAYQALSHCIRDRLIERWHDTQLHFKRKDPKRVYFLSLEYLMGRSLSNSIINLGIRDQCADALSQLGFEFEVVAEQEGDAALGNGGLARLSACQMDSLATMDFPAWGYGLRYQYGLFRQVILDGFQHEQPDYWLNFGNPWEIERVHVTYPVKFYGTVEEEILNGEKYKIWIPGETIEAVAYDNPIPGYGTRNTITLRLWAAKPSNQHDMEAYNTGDYIDAVVNRQRAETISSILYPDDRSHQGKELRLKQQYFFVSASLQDIIRRFKDVHKDFNKFPDKVALQLNDIHPALAIPEVMRVFVDEEHLGWNKAFDLTCKIFSFTTHTVQAEALEKIPVDLLESLLPRHLQIIYDINSYFMEELKKRIGLDYNRLARMSIVEEGAVKSIRVANLSLFCSHTVNGVSKLHSELLQTRVFKDFYELWPEKFQYKTNGVTQRRWIVVSNPNLCALISKWLGTESWIRDIDLLIGLREYATDISLHQEWQMVRRVNKMRLAEYIEATSGLKVSLDAMFDVQIKRIHQYKRQLLNILGIIHRYDCIKNMAKDDRRKVVPRVCIIGGKAAPGYEMAKKMIKLCHAVAEKINNDSDVGDLLKLVFIPDYNVSVAELVIPGADLSQHISTAGHEASGTGSMKFLMNGCLLLATADGSTVEIIEEIGEDNMFLFGAKVHEVPTLREKGSTIKVPLQFARVVRMVRDGYFGFQDYFKSLCDTVEGNSDYYLLGADFGSYLEAQAAADKAFVDQEKWTRMSILSTAGSGRFSSDRTIQDYAEKTWGIEPCRCPL; from the exons ATGTCTGCTTTTTCGTCGTTACCGATTCTCAATGTTCCTGCTCGATCAAAGCCTTCGATCTCATCCCCCACCATTTTCATTCCCCCGTTTTCAGTTCGCGCCAGGAATTTATCTTCTCGTTTCGTCTTTTGTCAGGCATCAAATGGAACTAACCCCACCAGTGAGACTGTTTTTGCCGTGCCAACAATATCAGTCGACAACTCTGAGGAGGACGACTCCACTGCATTCGTGATTCGGGCACGCAATCGAATCGGCCTTCTTCAGGTGATCACCAGGGTTTTCAAGGTCCTCGGCTTGAGCATTGACAAGGCTACTGTGGAGTTTGAGGGTGAATACTTCACTAAGACGTTCTTTGTCAGTGATTCTCATGGAAATAAGATTGAAAACCTTGAGAGTATTGATAGGATCAAAAAGGCACTTATGGAAGCGATCGATGGGGATGATTTGACGATCTCTGCCAGGCCTGCCACTCGTGGCATTGTGGTGAGAAAGCCTGGGTTGTTGTCTACCTCAGGTGAACGGACAGCGAAGGCGGAAAGGATGTTCGAATTGATGGATGGGTTCTTGAAAAATGATCCGCTTAGCCTTCAAAAGGATATTCTTGATCATGTCGAGTATACAGTTGCCCGGTCTCGCTTTAGTTTTGATGATTTTGAAGCTTACCAG GCTTTATCTCATTGCATAAGAGATAGATTGATTGAACGATGGCATGATACTCAGTTACACTTCAAGAGGAAAGATCCTAAGCGCGTATACTTTCTCTCACTTGAGTATCTTATGG GCCGTTCTTTGTCAAATAGTATTATCAACCTTGGTATCCGTGACCAATGTGCTGATGCTCTGAGCCAGCTTGGTTTTGAGTTTGAAGTTGTGGCAGAACAG GAAGGAGATGCGGCCCTTGGCAATGGTGGCCTAGCTCGTCTTTCGGCATGTCAAATGGATTCTCTAGCAACTATGGACTTTCCAGCTTGGGG CTACGGACTACGATATCAGTATGGGTTGTTTCGTCAAGTCATACTAGATGGCTTTCAACACGAGCAACCTGATtattggttgaattttgggaATCCTTGGGAAATAGAGAGAGTTCATGTAACATATCCCGTCAAG TTCTATGGTACTGTTGAAGAGGAAATTTTGAATGGAGAGAAGTACAAGATCTGGATCCCTGGTGAAACG ATTGAAGCAGTGGCCTATGACAATCCTATACCTGGTTATGGAACAAGGAATACCATTACTCTTCGTCTCTGGGCTGCCAAACCAAGTAACCAGCATGATATG GAAGCATATAATACTGGGGATTATATTGATGCTGTGGTAAATAGGCAAAGGGCAGAAACAATTAGCAGTATTTTGTACCCAGATGATCGTTCTCATCAG GGGAAGGAACTGAGACTGAAGCAACAATATTTCTTTGTCTCTGCATCCTTACAAGACATCATTCGCAGGTTTAAAGATGTTCATAAAGACTTCAATAAGTTTCCTGACAAG GTTGCTCTGCAACTGAACGATATTCATCCGGCTCTTGCAATACCTGAGGTCATGCGAGTATTTGTTGATGAAGAACATCTTGGCTGGAATAAAGCATTTGACCTTACATGcaaaattttttctttcacaacTCACACTGTACAAGCTGAAGCGCTGGAGAAGATCCCTGTTGATCTGCTTGAAAGTCTCCTCCCACGGCATTTACAA ATTATATATGACATAAACTCGTATTTCATGGAggagttgaagaagaggattgGTTTAGACTATAATAGGCTGGCCAGGATGTCCATTGTGGAGGAAGGTGCTGTGAAG AGTATACGTGTGGCAAACCTGTCACTCTTTTGTTCTCATACTGTGAATGGCGTATCCAAATTACATTCAGAATTATTACAAACAAGGGTATTTAAG GACTTCTATGAGCTGTGGCCAGAAAAATTCCAGTACAAAACAAATGGAGTAACCCAG CGTCGCTGGATTGTGGTTAGCAATCCTAATTTATGTGCTCTCATCTCAAAATGGCTTGGGACAGAGTCTTGGATACGTGATATTGACCTTCTAATCGGCTTGCGTGAATATGCCACTGATATTTCCCTGCATCAAGAATGGCAAATG GTGCGAAGGGTTAATAAAATGAGGCTTGCTGAGTACATTGAAGCAACAAGTGGCCTCAAG GTCAGTTTAGATGCAATGTTTGACGTGCAGATAAAAAGGATACATCAGTACAAAAGACAGCTGCTGAATATATTAGGCATCATCCACAGATATGACTGCATAAAG AATATGGCAAAGGATGATCGGAGGAAAGTTGTACCTCGTGTCTGCATAATTGGGGGAAAAGCTGCTCCTGGTTACGAAATGGCAAAGAAGATGATCAAACTTTGTCATGCTGTAGCAGAGAAGATTAATAACGACAGTGACGTAGGGGATCTTCTAAAACTT GTTTTTATTCCCGATTACAATGTATCCGTCGCTGAATTGGTAATACCTGGGGCCGACCTTTCACAGCACATAAG TACTGCTGGACATGAGGCATCGGGCACTGGCAGCATGAAATTCCTCATGAATGGCTGTTTATTATTAGCTACAGCTGATGGATCTACAGttgaaataattgaagaaatagGGGAAGACAACATG TTTTTATTTGGAGCTAAAGTGCATGAAGTCCCAACATTGCGTGAAAAGGGATCTACAATTAAGGTGCCCCTGCAATTTGCTCGTGTTGTAAG AATGGTTCGAGATGGTTATTTTGGCTTCCAAGACTACTTCAAATCGTTATGCGACACAGTGGAAGGCAATAGCGATTATTATCTCCTTGGAGCTGATTTCGGAAGCTATTTAGAGGCACAG GCAGCGGCAGATAAAGCATTTGTTGATCAAGAGAAATGGACACGGATGAGCATCCTCAGTACTGCAGGTTCGGGTAGATTTAGCAGTGACAGGACCATCCAAGACTATGCAGAGAAGACTTGGGGAATTGAGCCTTGTAGATGTCCTTTATGA
- the LOC101213300 gene encoding glycogen phosphorylase 1 isoform X2, producing MGRSLSNSIINLGIRDQCADALSQLGFEFEVVAEQEGDAALGNGGLARLSACQMDSLATMDFPAWGYGLRYQYGLFRQVILDGFQHEQPDYWLNFGNPWEIERVHVTYPVKFYGTVEEEILNGEKYKIWIPGETIEAVAYDNPIPGYGTRNTITLRLWAAKPSNQHDMEAYNTGDYIDAVVNRQRAETISSILYPDDRSHQGKELRLKQQYFFVSASLQDIIRRFKDVHKDFNKFPDKVALQLNDIHPALAIPEVMRVFVDEEHLGWNKAFDLTCKIFSFTTHTVQAEALEKIPVDLLESLLPRHLQIIYDINSYFMEELKKRIGLDYNRLARMSIVEEGAVKSIRVANLSLFCSHTVNGVSKLHSELLQTRVFKDFYELWPEKFQYKTNGVTQRRWIVVSNPNLCALISKWLGTESWIRDIDLLIGLREYATDISLHQEWQMVRRVNKMRLAEYIEATSGLKVSLDAMFDVQIKRIHQYKRQLLNILGIIHRYDCIKNMAKDDRRKVVPRVCIIGGKAAPGYEMAKKMIKLCHAVAEKINNDSDVGDLLKLVFIPDYNVSVAELVIPGADLSQHISTAGHEASGTGSMKFLMNGCLLLATADGSTVEIIEEIGEDNMFLFGAKVHEVPTLREKGSTIKVPLQFARVVRMVRDGYFGFQDYFKSLCDTVEGNSDYYLLGADFGSYLEAQAAADKAFVDQEKWTRMSILSTAGSGRFSSDRTIQDYAEKTWGIEPCRCPL from the exons ATGG GCCGTTCTTTGTCAAATAGTATTATCAACCTTGGTATCCGTGACCAATGTGCTGATGCTCTGAGCCAGCTTGGTTTTGAGTTTGAAGTTGTGGCAGAACAG GAAGGAGATGCGGCCCTTGGCAATGGTGGCCTAGCTCGTCTTTCGGCATGTCAAATGGATTCTCTAGCAACTATGGACTTTCCAGCTTGGGG CTACGGACTACGATATCAGTATGGGTTGTTTCGTCAAGTCATACTAGATGGCTTTCAACACGAGCAACCTGATtattggttgaattttgggaATCCTTGGGAAATAGAGAGAGTTCATGTAACATATCCCGTCAAG TTCTATGGTACTGTTGAAGAGGAAATTTTGAATGGAGAGAAGTACAAGATCTGGATCCCTGGTGAAACG ATTGAAGCAGTGGCCTATGACAATCCTATACCTGGTTATGGAACAAGGAATACCATTACTCTTCGTCTCTGGGCTGCCAAACCAAGTAACCAGCATGATATG GAAGCATATAATACTGGGGATTATATTGATGCTGTGGTAAATAGGCAAAGGGCAGAAACAATTAGCAGTATTTTGTACCCAGATGATCGTTCTCATCAG GGGAAGGAACTGAGACTGAAGCAACAATATTTCTTTGTCTCTGCATCCTTACAAGACATCATTCGCAGGTTTAAAGATGTTCATAAAGACTTCAATAAGTTTCCTGACAAG GTTGCTCTGCAACTGAACGATATTCATCCGGCTCTTGCAATACCTGAGGTCATGCGAGTATTTGTTGATGAAGAACATCTTGGCTGGAATAAAGCATTTGACCTTACATGcaaaattttttctttcacaacTCACACTGTACAAGCTGAAGCGCTGGAGAAGATCCCTGTTGATCTGCTTGAAAGTCTCCTCCCACGGCATTTACAA ATTATATATGACATAAACTCGTATTTCATGGAggagttgaagaagaggattgGTTTAGACTATAATAGGCTGGCCAGGATGTCCATTGTGGAGGAAGGTGCTGTGAAG AGTATACGTGTGGCAAACCTGTCACTCTTTTGTTCTCATACTGTGAATGGCGTATCCAAATTACATTCAGAATTATTACAAACAAGGGTATTTAAG GACTTCTATGAGCTGTGGCCAGAAAAATTCCAGTACAAAACAAATGGAGTAACCCAG CGTCGCTGGATTGTGGTTAGCAATCCTAATTTATGTGCTCTCATCTCAAAATGGCTTGGGACAGAGTCTTGGATACGTGATATTGACCTTCTAATCGGCTTGCGTGAATATGCCACTGATATTTCCCTGCATCAAGAATGGCAAATG GTGCGAAGGGTTAATAAAATGAGGCTTGCTGAGTACATTGAAGCAACAAGTGGCCTCAAG GTCAGTTTAGATGCAATGTTTGACGTGCAGATAAAAAGGATACATCAGTACAAAAGACAGCTGCTGAATATATTAGGCATCATCCACAGATATGACTGCATAAAG AATATGGCAAAGGATGATCGGAGGAAAGTTGTACCTCGTGTCTGCATAATTGGGGGAAAAGCTGCTCCTGGTTACGAAATGGCAAAGAAGATGATCAAACTTTGTCATGCTGTAGCAGAGAAGATTAATAACGACAGTGACGTAGGGGATCTTCTAAAACTT GTTTTTATTCCCGATTACAATGTATCCGTCGCTGAATTGGTAATACCTGGGGCCGACCTTTCACAGCACATAAG TACTGCTGGACATGAGGCATCGGGCACTGGCAGCATGAAATTCCTCATGAATGGCTGTTTATTATTAGCTACAGCTGATGGATCTACAGttgaaataattgaagaaatagGGGAAGACAACATG TTTTTATTTGGAGCTAAAGTGCATGAAGTCCCAACATTGCGTGAAAAGGGATCTACAATTAAGGTGCCCCTGCAATTTGCTCGTGTTGTAAG AATGGTTCGAGATGGTTATTTTGGCTTCCAAGACTACTTCAAATCGTTATGCGACACAGTGGAAGGCAATAGCGATTATTATCTCCTTGGAGCTGATTTCGGAAGCTATTTAGAGGCACAG GCAGCGGCAGATAAAGCATTTGTTGATCAAGAGAAATGGACACGGATGAGCATCCTCAGTACTGCAGGTTCGGGTAGATTTAGCAGTGACAGGACCATCCAAGACTATGCAGAGAAGACTTGGGGAATTGAGCCTTGTAGATGTCCTTTATGA
- the LOC101213056 gene encoding uncharacterized protein LOC101213056 isoform X4 gives MKRKISSDDERIAVLEDEVRRLWDAKRKNNFDIHLLKAKVQEAEEKLEEVTSQVEKKSSIISEQWIQIRHLEQALEMSKIQALKVRQQFALTRCTFVKLVNTRFANQLQKAFQTLNHHVFSKVPTLSSRVTGAIHYFQRVYEEAKKYHHELQRLIKQEMERNEYAAHLANPELIFFLASALAIFPIFGAWMFLSSWFSRCRSRRRIHKQAKLMIKA, from the exons ATGAAG AGGAAAATTTCAAGTGACGATGAAAGGATTGCTGTTCTGGAGGATGAG GTACGACGTCTCTGGGatgcaaaaagaaagaataactTTGATATTCATCTTTTGAAAGCCAAGGTACAGGAAGCTGAGGAAAAACTAGAAGAGGTTACCTCACAAGTTGAGAAG AAGTCTAGCATCATATCCGAACAGTGGATTCAAATTCGGCACCTAGAGCAGGCTCTTGAAATGTCCAAA ATACAAGCCCTGAAGGTCCGCCAGCAATTTGCTCTAACCAGATGCACCTTTGTGAAG TTGGTGAACACGCGTTTTGCCAATCAACTTCAGAAGGCCTTTCAGACATTGAACCATCATGTTTTCAGCAAAGTTCCTACCTTGAGTTCCAGGGTTACAGGAGCCATCCATTACTTCCAAAGAGTCTATGAAGAAGCCAAAAAGTATCACCACGAG TTGCAAAGACTGATTAAacaagaaatggaaagaaatgaATATGCTGCACATCTTGCCAACCCggaattgattttctttttg GCGTCTGCTCTTGCTATCTTCCCAATTTTTGGTGCTTGGATGTTCCTCTCTTCGTGGTTTTCCAG ATgcagaagtagaagaagaattcaCAAGCAAGCCAAGCTGATGATAAAGGCATGA
- the LOC101213056 gene encoding uncharacterized protein LOC101213056 isoform X2 — protein MAVCSIKILLYLFPAFVLPLFAVCEILSPGQSGNDALIHELLGIKLRISHLESVLEESKQNLTEKSNELKAQEKLIEDVSHKIQYLESAISDMKRKISSDDERIAVLEDEVRRLWDAKRKNNFDIHLLKAKVQEAEEKLEEVTSQVEKSSIISEQWIQIRHLEQALEMSKIQALKVRQQFALTRCTFVKLVNTRFANQLQKAFQTLNHHVFSKVPTLSSRVTGAIHYFQRVYEEAKKYHHELQRLIKQEMERNEYAAHLANPELIFFLASALAIFPIFGAWMFLSSWFSRCRSRRRIHKQAKLMIKA, from the exons ATGGCGGTTTGCTCAATTAAGATCCTCCTCTATCTCTTTCCCGCCTTCGTCTTACCTCTTTTTGCCGTATGCGAGATCCTCTCGCCTGGTCAATCAGGCAACGATGCGTTGATCCACGAATTACTGGGAATCAAGCTCAGGATCTCTCACTTAG AATCCGTTCTGGAGGAAAGCAAGCAAAATTTAACTGAGAAGAGTAATGAACTGAAGGCGCAGGAAAAGCTAATTGAGGATGTGTCACATAAGATTCAGTACTTGGAGTCTGCTATATCTGATATGAAG AGGAAAATTTCAAGTGACGATGAAAGGATTGCTGTTCTGGAGGATGAG GTACGACGTCTCTGGGatgcaaaaagaaagaataactTTGATATTCATCTTTTGAAAGCCAAGGTACAGGAAGCTGAGGAAAAACTAGAAGAGGTTACCTCACAAGTTGAGAAG TCTAGCATCATATCCGAACAGTGGATTCAAATTCGGCACCTAGAGCAGGCTCTTGAAATGTCCAAA ATACAAGCCCTGAAGGTCCGCCAGCAATTTGCTCTAACCAGATGCACCTTTGTGAAG TTGGTGAACACGCGTTTTGCCAATCAACTTCAGAAGGCCTTTCAGACATTGAACCATCATGTTTTCAGCAAAGTTCCTACCTTGAGTTCCAGGGTTACAGGAGCCATCCATTACTTCCAAAGAGTCTATGAAGAAGCCAAAAAGTATCACCACGAG TTGCAAAGACTGATTAAacaagaaatggaaagaaatgaATATGCTGCACATCTTGCCAACCCggaattgattttctttttg GCGTCTGCTCTTGCTATCTTCCCAATTTTTGGTGCTTGGATGTTCCTCTCTTCGTGGTTTTCCAG ATgcagaagtagaagaagaattcaCAAGCAAGCCAAGCTGATGATAAAGGCATGA
- the LOC101213056 gene encoding uncharacterized protein LOC101213056 isoform X1 translates to MAVCSIKILLYLFPAFVLPLFAVCEILSPGQSGNDALIHELLGIKLRISHLESVLEESKQNLTEKSNELKAQEKLIEDVSHKIQYLESAISDMKRKISSDDERIAVLEDEVRRLWDAKRKNNFDIHLLKAKVQEAEEKLEEVTSQVEKKSSIISEQWIQIRHLEQALEMSKIQALKVRQQFALTRCTFVKLVNTRFANQLQKAFQTLNHHVFSKVPTLSSRVTGAIHYFQRVYEEAKKYHHELQRLIKQEMERNEYAAHLANPELIFFLASALAIFPIFGAWMFLSSWFSRCRSRRRIHKQAKLMIKA, encoded by the exons ATGGCGGTTTGCTCAATTAAGATCCTCCTCTATCTCTTTCCCGCCTTCGTCTTACCTCTTTTTGCCGTATGCGAGATCCTCTCGCCTGGTCAATCAGGCAACGATGCGTTGATCCACGAATTACTGGGAATCAAGCTCAGGATCTCTCACTTAG AATCCGTTCTGGAGGAAAGCAAGCAAAATTTAACTGAGAAGAGTAATGAACTGAAGGCGCAGGAAAAGCTAATTGAGGATGTGTCACATAAGATTCAGTACTTGGAGTCTGCTATATCTGATATGAAG AGGAAAATTTCAAGTGACGATGAAAGGATTGCTGTTCTGGAGGATGAG GTACGACGTCTCTGGGatgcaaaaagaaagaataactTTGATATTCATCTTTTGAAAGCCAAGGTACAGGAAGCTGAGGAAAAACTAGAAGAGGTTACCTCACAAGTTGAGAAG AAGTCTAGCATCATATCCGAACAGTGGATTCAAATTCGGCACCTAGAGCAGGCTCTTGAAATGTCCAAA ATACAAGCCCTGAAGGTCCGCCAGCAATTTGCTCTAACCAGATGCACCTTTGTGAAG TTGGTGAACACGCGTTTTGCCAATCAACTTCAGAAGGCCTTTCAGACATTGAACCATCATGTTTTCAGCAAAGTTCCTACCTTGAGTTCCAGGGTTACAGGAGCCATCCATTACTTCCAAAGAGTCTATGAAGAAGCCAAAAAGTATCACCACGAG TTGCAAAGACTGATTAAacaagaaatggaaagaaatgaATATGCTGCACATCTTGCCAACCCggaattgattttctttttg GCGTCTGCTCTTGCTATCTTCCCAATTTTTGGTGCTTGGATGTTCCTCTCTTCGTGGTTTTCCAG ATgcagaagtagaagaagaattcaCAAGCAAGCCAAGCTGATGATAAAGGCATGA